TCTAGCCTTTTATAGGTAACCTTCTTCACACAGAAAACTGAACGCTGTACTCTGTAGATTTCTACATATAAATTTAGTTGTATCCTTGTGTTCTGGTTTCCTGTTGGAGCTGACCTCTCCTTTTCCCAAGCCATTCTTGGGAATCAGCCTTCTGCACAGAGTTCATGTGaactttcagtgttttccaggAATCACCTGAACATTTCCTAACTCAGGATGATCACAGCTTAGGGCAAGCTGGCATGAAGGCATCACCATCTGATAAAAATCCAATGAAAACATGACTTCAGGACAGCAACAGAAAGGTTTTCTGAGAGTTGAGTTCAACAGCTATATGTATCAGAACTGTTACAACTTCACTAAATAATTTTGTGTCCAGTCTAGATTTTCTGTattcttgtgtttttcttcaaaatttcaCGCTCAGGGCAGTGGGAAACCAACTCTATCTGGCTTTTTATGCTCTGTGATGCAACAATAACTAGTTCTATGTTTGCTGAGAACATACATGAAAGAGACCAGCAAAATTTTATGAGCTTTTTGTACaactgtgaaataaataaaagtattgTGTTTTAGTTGTGAGTGCTGCTGTAATATAATATTCCcttaaaaaacaagaaacatttaatttcattctctACCATGTGAATTTAATTAGCAATTAAATAGTACAGATGTGAATACACAGTGATGAACCAATCTGGGGAATGTGAGATAAACGTCAGCTGGAGTTCGTAATGTATTATGTGAGCTTAGATCTGCATAATTCCATTAGGAACAGTAGGGTGGAGAGCCTCATCCtaaatgataaataaataaacaaacaaaactatttcCATAAAGTCTTCTCAAAACCGCTTGTGGAAACATCATGTCTAATATTCCCTGAAGACAGACATTCAACATAGGCAGGAAAGTGACATTTATTTTGTTAGATAACAGAATTACACCACCTGGTTGTTTGCACCTGACCCTCAAAGGGTCCTGCAGGAACTGACAAGGGCTGgtaagagctgctgctgaccttAACTTCTCATGCCATGTTTCTTCTTTACTGAGCTTTCCAGTGCACCAGCTTTTCAGCTCTCCAGTCTTAAGCAGCAAAGGATTGACTCTAGGGTCACTGCAATCTTAAataacaaaccccaaaacaaaaatacaaatgggcaaatgttttctgctctttattCACTTTATGAATACTGCATACATAGTAGGAAAAATCCTCAAATAAATGCTTGTAATATCAGATTGTAATTCTTGAATCCCTGCTGGAAAATGCCAGGAAGGGCGtttgttgttgatttttaaaaggatcTATAGTAGCCCATGTTGCAGATCTTTCTTGCTTCCAAATAAAGAAGTGTAGATAAAGATTCTCATCTTACAgctcaagttaaaaaaaaaaaaaaaaaaaaaaaaaagaaaggcaagtgAAGGAACAAATGCCTTTTCATAACACTTAGTGTTCAGTTCCACAACTAGTTTATATAGACAGGGCTTCATTCCTGAGACCACATGAATGAAGCTCACCATCAGATTTGATGGCAAATACAATTTACTGGGAAATacaaagctgctgtgaaaatgagaaaactatTTACTTTGTACAATGAACAAAGCCAAAGTTGTTCTACCAGTTGCACAGGCAATGAAGCATTTGCAGTATGAATTTATACCCATAGAGTCCTTTGAGTAGGGGAACTGTTTCCATGTGTTACCAAACAAGATACTCCAATCTAGTTCTTATTTACTACAGAACCACAAATTCAGAAATCTGGGTTTTATGCTGccactaaaagcaaaaaaaaaaaaacttttctgggTTTGGtacaaacactttttttccagttttctagTGTATACCTAGAccctcttgctctcttgcttgATGCTTTAAAGCTTTGCTTTTAAGGCAGTGTCTTAAAGCAACTGTATGACTTAAGTAGCTTGCATtgaattgtttattttaatataatgcTCTACTTTTATCCTTATTTATTGTGATGCTTTTTCAAGTACTACTTCGTTAAAATATAATAGTAATGAAAAATgtagatattttaatttatctAAGTGTCATAGTAATACTGTTTTTCATCCTAGGGAATGATTTCCTTATCCATAGTAGGAGCTCTTGGTACTACTGTGCAACTCCTGGCATAAATTCAGTTACTGTTTGTTGCACTACCTTTGTGACAGCCTCAGGCAGTTCAGGAGACTGTTCAATGCATGACCATTAAAAGGAGTTCACCTGAAGGATTAAGTTTGCTGTTCTGATTACATTGCTCTGCTGTAAGAAGAAACTAGTAAACAACAGAACTGAGGAGTAGGACAGATGTGACTGACAAACAAGGAGGCGTAAGTACATAGGCACCAGTGCCCTTGGCCAGTCGAGACAGTGAAGGTGACATACATGACCTACCTTCCTTAGGATTTGTTGCTGAGAAACTGATGAAATTTACCTGCAGTGGGCTATTCTGAAACATAGATAACCTAAgggatcaggaaaaaaatacacaataatGATGAGATATTCCAATTACTGAAAAGCAAGTTTGACATTTAGAATATTCAAATTCCACTTGTTTACATGTTCTTAGCAATCTGGGAAAAATTCTGCTATGAAAAAGAATGCAACTAGGTCAGTTCAGTGGATGGTACAGATAATATCGAAGTAAATTGTGGTGCTGCAGTGACTTTTAGCAGAAATTCAAAgttctgttttcaaattaaagGATGAACTGTACATAACCTGGCTTCATTAATTTCTAAGTATTTTCCCTATAATTTCAGTGCTAGTCTACCTGATAGTGCAGTGTTTTATTATGCACCTGgaaatcacaaatattttaaagaactgtaaaacaaaaaacaaacacaatcaCTCaaagttgtttgttttaagGGGTTGGTTGTTTCAGGGTTGCAATTTTACTAAAAGGAAAGACTGCTTTAACTCCACGTGTACAGAGACATTGTCTCCAATGACACTTAACAAATACCGCCTAATAAATTTAAAGAACCAAATATCAGTAGAAGCTAATCTTACAACAGAGCCTGTTCTTTACtactgaaattttcatttaactaatttgctttaaaaaaaaattggtccacatacaaaataaaatgggTAAAAGCAATTCTAAGCTGAGCAAACATTGTCTTTTTTATTCAGTTCCAGTTGTAGTGGTCTCTTGGTGATAAATCATAATGGGATCTCTCATCCTCTTCAGGTCCACAGTCTAGTGGCAGACCATAATTGTAATCAACGGTTACAACTGGTAATCTTTTACTTTGTTCCATACTTCTGGTAGTTTCCCCCTGAAAAGGCTTTCTTTCATAGTCTATTGAACTATCTTCTTGGTGTATGGATGAAGATGGGTGCATTGTTCGTGAAGAGTATGGTGcaaatctgttttttcctctattaAATTCCTCTGAGGGATGCACTCTCCTATTGTCTTCGGGACAATGTGGTCGATTACTGCAAGAACAAATATGAACAGTGAAACTCTTAGAAATAAACCAGTTGATTTATGGTTGATGGCCACCACTAGATATTAACTGTGTCTAACACTGAAAGAACATTTCAAACCCTCATTCTCATTTTTACCCCCTGAAATGAAAATCCTCTCTATGGATATTACAAACTCGTTTGTATTAATTTTACAATTCTAGTGATTAAAATTACAGCTCTTTACAGTAAGTAATTCTACTAGATgaagttttgtttcaaatgcTGTTTACAATTAAAATTACCCATTTACTGAGGATATCTTTACCCAGGGGACCTTTTTTCTTatgtctgtgttttcatttttgtgtaCAATATGTAACAATAGCTCTCTAGTACATAGCCTCAACAGGCAATAAcgtattttggaaaatattttaattattaatttttctgcaataGAAGACTCACTCTCCTATAAAATACATATGAAATGGTCTAAAAATGCAgatactatatatatatatttcaattCTTTTTACTCTCAAATACCTTCCCTGGTAAAGTAAGTGGTGTATAAAGCCAATTTCAAACATTCTTTAACATATTAAAATCTTCTCCCTTACTGAACCACAGATTCACTTAGACTGGAAAGGATCTCTAGAAGTAGCTAGGGTCACTCAAACTCAGTCTCATTAGATGGGCTTGTACAGGGGCTATGTCCATTCTTAAAAGATGTGGGACACTGGCTCTGGGCAACCCAGTTCAGTGTTCACCCATCCCAAACAGTAAAACTCCTCAGCTCATTGTACACAACACTTGAGTTAAATACAGcatctgtgctttgcttttttacTCACTGACACTTGATTTTCATATTATGTAGTTCATTAGCTTCAACTGTGCTTGCCATGTCAATGATTATGTCAGGGATTCACACAATCATAACAACACTCAAAACTCAGTATCAATGGACCATGAATTAGTGACGTTATTTGCTCAGTGCTCAGATCCAATGGGTTAAACTGCATTTAAGCAAAAGTATAAACACAGATTTTTACTGTGCAGTTACTTTGTATTTCTTAGCTGGGAAAAAGGGGGAGTAATACTACAAAGGCAAATCAGAAAACAATGTATGATACGTGATACTTACCTGTAATTTCTGTTAAAGTCATCATTATCAGACCCGTAATCTCTGTGAAGTGAAGGAGATGAGGAGAAATGAGGTTCTGGTACATTTTCATGGGAAGGAAAGGACTGACTTCTGCAAATGACCAAAAGAATTGCATGTTAAGAAGACTGCCAACAGTTCTaagatttgggaaaaaaatacacatcaaatgaaataaagtattttttcttttaataaagattacttagaattttaataaaaattgtaataaCTGTATTAATTTAATACCTCAAAATCATATGCTTCACTGTAATAACATTCTCTGTTTTAGCTGCCCAATGGAACTAATTGAATCAAATTTAACTAGTCCAATGAATCTGAAATACATTCTGCaatattaaaagtattttgaaatatgtCAGAACCCAATAGGTTTACTAGTAAGTGATGTATGTATCTGTGAGAATACAATGCAAGTTCTGAAGCAGATTTCTAACAAATTATTAACTCATGGAATAAACAAAGGCAAATCACACTTCCTTGTAGCACTCGTGTTTATCTGTGTTTGGCTGAGggcataaataaaatttcatatcCTCTTTTGTCCAGAGGACTTCTTTTTAAGCATAAGTTTCTGTACAAAACAAAATGGGACAAGAGTTTTATTTCAAGCTGACtaaaaggcaaaggaaacaCAAATTTTAAAGAAGCACAACCTTTTAATTAAGGAAACCCTGGCTTTTGAAGCTGCAACACTCCAGCTTATACCAAACCCTAAGTCAAGTAAGTCAGAACAAGAAAAGTTAATGAAGTGATCATTTCTATAGAAAAAGGatgattgatttttaaaaaattattttaaaaaatacttcatttaaGTTAAAACTGCTGAGGTTTACACTTTTATTCTCTAATTCTATTCTAACAGCTCAAGGATGCTTTACCTGTCTGAACACCATTCACGTGGCAAGTCATTGTGACCTGGATGATCATGAAAAGGTCTTGGCCTTTGTCCGTGCCCTTTATTACCATAATCAAAATCTTTTGATTGAGTCTGTTCCTGTAAGCCATCATATGGCTGAGGGTCATGAAAAGGTCTGCACCTTTGTCCAGGACCTTTATTATCATAATCTTTCAGCTGCATCTCTGTTTTTAAGTCATTACGAGGCTGGTGATCATTGAAAGGTCTCAACCTCTGCCCACGACCCCTCTTAACAAATTCAAAATCTCCCAATTGCATCTGTGTCTGCAAGCCATCATGTGACTTGTAGTCGTGGAAGGATCTTAGTCTTTGGCCAGGACCTCTACTGGCAGAATCCAATTCTTTTAACTGCATTTGAGTCTGAAATTCATCATGAGATTGGTGGTCATGGAACGGTTTTCGCCTCTGGCCACGGCCCCTGCCACCGAAATCAAAATCCTTTGACTGCCTGTCTTCCTGCAAATCATTAGGAGATGGATGGTCAGGAAAGGATCTCTGCCTCTGATCCCGTCCTCTGTTGAAGTCAAAAGACTGTCTGTCTGCTTGCAAATCCTCATGAAACTGGTGTCCATGAAAAGGTCTCAAACTCTGTCCATGTCCCTTGCTACTGAAGTCTAGGTCCTTCAGCTGCGTGTCTTCTTGATAATCATCATAAAACTGGTGATCAGTAAAGGCTCTTTGTTCTGGTCCCCTATTGTAGTCCCAGTTTCTCATCTGCACTGATGCTCTTAATTCATCCTGAGTTTGATGGTCATGAAATGGTCTTCGTCTCTGTCCAGGCCCCTTATTAACGAAGTCAAAATCTCGCAACTGCATCTGTCCTTGCAAATCATTGTGAGAGTGGTCATCATAAATTCTTAATCTTTTCCCAGACCTGTTAAGAAGTATTGAATATCATACTTAAAAGTGGTAGAAGTcattaatgaaaacaattcaTTTTTAATCAAGAATTTACATGAAAGACCTTCATCAAATATGAAGGTatcaaaattattaataatacaAACTGTATGTAACCCTCAGTTTTAAAGCAGAAGCTGTAACAAACATTCAATTGTAATTCTATAGCACTTGTTAACCGGGCAAAACCAGTgattcaaaattaattaaaaataattgcagatTATTGTAGAATAATGAAGAAGGACAGGCAAagtaaaactgaattttcctAAGTGAACtaatttcttacagaaataGCATACATTCCCTTTCTTACCCATATCTTGTTCCTGTTTTGTCAAAttctgtaaatacattttacatGGGTAGGCCACATTAATAAAATCTCTTTTGAGTATCTATGGTATTTTCAATAAGAAACAATTCTTTTcccttgtggtttttttgtggattttttttttggctggttggttttttgttttgttttgaattccATTTTTCAGCCTATTACCCCTGAAAATCTTCATTTGGGAACCGCTCTACAGATCCTTCCATTGCATGTGGTGGTGGGATAATATCTTCATCTGCATCCCATACATCCATTCCAAGGTTactaagaagggaaaaaaaaaatctcacataAGCATCCTTTTTTAAAGCATACTACTGACGGAGAAAAAACACACTCCCATAAAATTCTTCAGTTCCGAATGACAGAAATTTTATGTCAAGTAAAATTTATAGGCaactcagaaaatattaattttctaaatttattttaaaaataaatccaactTAATCCTGCACTGACTATGAAAAAACAGTAAGAGCAAAATAAAGGACCTTCAATTAAAcgaaaaataaacaaatcactcaggtattaattttaaaatccatttacTGCTACAAGGCATCATTGGCACAAATACCTTAGGAAGATGTAAAGGTTGGCTGTTCTTAGGAGACGATTATAAGCATAACATtcttaaacattaaaaatacaactaCTGTGAACAGAGGGGACAAGAACAATGTTCcacttttctgcatttttttattaaaaccattctactatttttttaatatctttttctaCAGTGCCAACAACAGCAGACAGATCACAGAGCTTACAAAGACATATTTGCAGTGGCTCCTTTTAGCTTCTGAGAGAATACAGACTCAATACACTTGTCACAGTATGATAAAAGCACAACAATGTTCAGTAGTAGCTGTCAGATTAAAAATGATCTTTCAAACCATATACATTGAAAAGATGAACAAAGTACACCGCACTTCCTGTTATACATCTGAGAATACACAAACAACTACACATTGTTTTACATCTATGTAAATATTAGAGGTTAAAGAGGGAATTAATTTTGGCTTAGGActgaaaatgaacttttaaaaatgccagGAGACATACAGGAAGATCTTAAGCACACAGCTAAAAGCTTTTGCTCACCTTCGCATCGGCTGTGTCCTGAGATCTGTGAGATACACAAGGCCATCCATGCGGTGACCTCTGGCATCGCCAAaagctaaagaaaagaaaaaaatacactctAATGAAATGTGGTCAAACTCAGCCATGAAAATGTGAAAGGCAAGTTTCTGTTCCACATGAGATGCtgaatttgaaataattctaacttggtattaaatatttcagcaagCTGGCAtcattgcagcatttttttaaaagactccTGAAACTAGTAGTGGTAGCAAACTATGAGTGAAAACTCtttcaagtaaaaataaaaaagttaagCATCTAAAACATATTCATCCTATGCTCTCAATGTGCTATTGCTCAAGTCCTGCCTGGAACAGAATCAACAGTCAGCTATAAAATCTTCTATATAAGCCAGCACATGAAATTACTGAAAAGATACTAAAATAGAATTGTTGTATTTGTGAGTTTTTAATAATTGTGAAGTACAACCTGACATGTGCCTCAGTTCAAACTATATACCTACCCTGAAttgctgcctctggatcccagCCTTCAACATCTATAAGAtatctaaagaaaaatatgactATGTTATTGTCCCAAAGGGACTAGAGAGTAATATAAGGATGCTACTTTTTGTaaagaataatttctgctttcataCAGCCTTACCTACATATGAGATAGCCAGTTCTATTAATTCCGTTAGTGCAGTGCACGCCAATGAGTTTCTCtaccaaaaaaggaaagagtCTTTAATAGTCCAGAAAGTGAAATTAATAGAAAGCtagcacaatttttttttttttttacaaaaaaatctctgcttttctagCAAAGTAACAATAAATAATGCTTGCTATTTACAAATTCTGCTGTCATGCCTGTAAAACAAGAGACACATCCAGACAAGACACATGTCCTCTCCATGCTGGATCTCTAGCAGCTGTTAGCTCACTACTTCCAAACCTGTGATGGCTGAGATTGACTCTgcaaaatgtagaaaaaaagaaagagtgatGGCAGGTAAAGCACCT
Above is a genomic segment from Serinus canaria isolate serCan28SL12 chromosome 6, serCan2020, whole genome shotgun sequence containing:
- the LOC103814171 gene encoding uncharacterized protein LOC103814171, with product MVKKNTIPDGWRSLTPVGQPIPGTRFIAFKVPLKGAINQRLTPTQKFTPKDLIAAMKALNVELGLIIDLTYTTRYYEVKDLPKSVQYKKLYTVGLEVPDNATILQFKKWVRKFLWENAGNEKLIGVHCTNGINRTGYLICRYLIDVEGWDPEAAIQAFGDARGHRMDGLVYLTDLRTQPMRSNLGMDVWDADEDIIPPPHAMEGSVERFPNEDFQGSGKRLRIYDDHSHNDLQGQMQLRDFDFVNKGPGQRRRPFHDHQTQDELRASVQMRNWDYNRGPEQRAFTDHQFYDDYQEDTQLKDLDFSSKGHGQSLRPFHGHQFHEDLQADRQSFDFNRGRDQRQRSFPDHPSPNDLQEDRQSKDFDFGGRGRGQRRKPFHDHQSHDEFQTQMQLKELDSASRGPGQRLRSFHDYKSHDGLQTQMQLGDFEFVKRGRGQRLRPFNDHQPRNDLKTEMQLKDYDNKGPGQRCRPFHDPQPYDGLQEQTQSKDFDYGNKGHGQRPRPFHDHPGHNDLPREWCSDRSQSFPSHENVPEPHFSSSPSLHRDYGSDNDDFNRNYSNRPHCPEDNRRVHPSEEFNRGKNRFAPYSSRTMHPSSSIHQEDSSIDYERKPFQGETTRSMEQSKRLPVVTVDYNYGLPLDCGPEEDERSHYDLSPRDHYNWN